From one Ignavibacteria bacterium genomic stretch:
- a CDS encoding DUF177 domain-containing protein gives MSSRKLPGITVWIAGMETGEREFDLHVESTEIPDLVAEYMSPIHVYGKVLKRGRKLHVTYTVSTIARLVCDRSVEEYDEQITVNTELNYVLDSDLFFQQKGLELDPDDVRGLRDDAQEIDITDDVRQDLVVALPMKRVAPQFRETELPREYTTPDSGSEIDERWASLQKIQLKK, from the coding sequence ATGAGTTCACGGAAACTACCCGGCATTACCGTATGGATTGCTGGCATGGAAACAGGCGAGCGTGAGTTCGATCTTCACGTTGAAAGTACAGAAATACCTGACCTGGTTGCAGAGTACATGTCACCGATCCATGTGTATGGAAAAGTGCTAAAGCGAGGCAGAAAATTGCATGTCACCTATACGGTCTCTACAATTGCACGCTTGGTTTGCGACCGGTCTGTGGAGGAGTACGATGAGCAAATCACGGTAAACACAGAATTAAACTATGTGTTAGATTCAGATTTGTTCTTTCAGCAAAAAGGATTAGAACTTGATCCGGATGATGTTAGGGGGCTCAGAGATGATGCCCAGGAGATTGACATAACAGATGATGTGCGCCAGGATCTTGTGGTGGCACTTCCGATGAAAAGGGTGGCACCACAGTTTCGGGAAACCGAACTTCCTCGGGAATATACCACGCCGGATTCCGGAAGTGAAATTGACGAGCGGTGGGCATCATTACAGAAAATACAATTAAAAAAATAG
- a CDS encoding MotA/TolQ/ExbB proton channel family protein: MKNLTNLLIITLCLIVAYVFFYMVLGADANFTDPKTGVVDFHNPQNAMGMVFTGGPLVGLLIACVLLAITYAVERWLSISKAKGKASMDVFAKEVVKLVEGNKLGDAVKACENQRGSLANVLREAILRFQHVENDSSMNVEQRLGEVQRIIDENMNLETPLLEKNLVILSTVASISTMIGLLGTTVGMIRAFAALGAGGTVSAQQLSIGISEALYNTAGGLLAAIISIVAYNMFTTMVDNFTYQMDEAILSLNETFSIRLGSKA, from the coding sequence ATGAAGAACCTAACCAATCTTCTCATAATCACACTTTGCCTGATTGTGGCCTATGTATTCTTCTATATGGTCTTGGGTGCCGATGCAAACTTCACTGACCCCAAAACCGGAGTTGTGGATTTCCATAACCCACAGAATGCTATGGGAATGGTTTTTACGGGTGGTCCTCTTGTAGGCCTGCTTATCGCCTGTGTGCTTTTAGCAATTACGTATGCCGTTGAACGCTGGCTCTCAATATCTAAAGCTAAGGGCAAGGCAAGTATGGATGTATTTGCAAAAGAAGTTGTAAAGTTGGTCGAAGGTAATAAGTTGGGGGATGCCGTAAAAGCATGTGAAAATCAGAGAGGAAGCCTTGCCAATGTTCTTCGCGAAGCAATTCTCAGGTTTCAGCACGTTGAGAACGACTCGTCAATGAACGTTGAGCAACGCTTGGGCGAAGTTCAGCGGATTATTGATGAGAACATGAATCTGGAAACTCCGTTGCTTGAGAAAAACCTGGTAATCTTGTCAACCGTAGCCTCGATTTCAACGATGATCGGCTTGCTTGGCACGACCGTTGGGATGATCCGTGCCTTTGCAGCTCTCGGAGCCGGTGGCACTGTAAGTGCACAGCAGCTTTCAATCGGGATTTCAGAAGCATTGTATAATACGGCAGGCGGACTGCTGGCCGCCATTATTTCCATTGTTGCATATAACATGTTTACAACAATGGTTGATAACTTCACCTATCAAATGGATGAGGCAATTCTAAGTTTAAATGAAACGTTCAGCATTCGTTTAGGTTCGAAAGCATAA
- the carB gene encoding carbamoyl-phosphate synthase large subunit — protein MPKRTDIHTILVIGSGPIVIGQACEFDYSGTQACKVLKQEGYRVVLVNSNPATIMTDPETADATYVEPITTEYIEKIIQIEKPDAILPTMGGQVALNAAVALHESGILKKYNIELIGSQIDSIQKAEDRESFMHAMKRIGMDMPRGGFVHSEEGGMEIIDTVGFPAIIRPSFTLGGTGGGIAYNMQEYRELLRSGLLASPVHRVLVEESIIGWKELELEVMRDSNDNVVIVCSIENVDPMGVHTGDSITVAPSQTLTDAEYQKMRTAALAIIREIGVETGGSNIQFALHPETARMVVIEMNPRVSRSSALASKATGFPIAKIAALLAVGYTLDELTNDITKKTPACFEPAIDYVVAKVPRWDFEKFHEHNTTLGVQMKSVGEAMAFGRNYKEALQKALRSIERGRYGFGFDSHSYRQIEHRTEEELVPLKQQLRIRHSESIFDLCDALRFGIPVDEISRITGYNAWFVHQCKEIVDTAHSIIEASNTGTTLQQVDAATMRHLKRMGFSDVQLAVLYNTTEAAVAGHRRLLGVIPVFKTVDTCAAEFESSTPYHYSTYEQENESAVTDRKKIIILGSGPNRIGQGIEFDYCCVQGVFALKAMGFETIMINCNPETVSTDYDTTDKLYFEPLTFEDIMHIVDLEKPYGVVVTFGGQTPLKLAQRLADAGVPIIGTSPDGIDLAEDRQRFGDLLSRLGIPCPPWGTTLSTDEAANIARRIGYPVLVRPSYVLGGRAMQICFREERLREYIEEAITQDPTRPVLIDHFLENASEFDVDAVSDGTTVVIGGIMQHIEEAGVHSGDSSSVLPPYDISEEVLETMIRYTRMLALKLNVVGLINLQFAVQNGVVYVLEVNPRASRTVPFVSKATGIRLAQVAARVMAGEPLNPDEFPEKPEMNRRVAIKESVFPFMKFPHASLFLGPEMRSTGEVMGMDRSFGEAIIKSHISAGNTLPLEGNVFISLSSYDKTQRAIDLARGYASLGFTIMATGGTATFLEDNGVQAQRVLKHYEGRPSIIDLIADGKIQLAINTPLGESARYDEAIMGRTAMRYTVPFFTTIAAAEASLHGIKALRTGTTTVQSLQSHYADAVSTA, from the coding sequence ATGCCCAAAAGAACAGACATACACACCATACTGGTTATTGGATCAGGCCCAATTGTAATCGGACAGGCATGCGAGTTTGATTATTCCGGTACACAGGCATGCAAGGTGCTAAAGCAGGAGGGATATCGGGTGGTGTTGGTAAACAGCAATCCGGCTACCATCATGACGGACCCCGAAACAGCTGATGCTACCTACGTAGAACCGATAACAACTGAGTACATTGAGAAAATAATCCAAATCGAAAAGCCGGATGCAATTCTTCCAACAATGGGCGGCCAGGTAGCTTTAAACGCTGCTGTTGCATTGCATGAGAGCGGCATCCTAAAGAAATATAATATCGAACTGATTGGGTCACAGATTGATTCAATTCAAAAAGCTGAAGATCGAGAGAGCTTCATGCATGCTATGAAGAGGATTGGAATGGACATGCCACGGGGTGGGTTTGTCCATTCAGAAGAAGGCGGCATGGAGATAATTGACACCGTGGGATTCCCGGCGATTATCCGACCAAGCTTTACTCTTGGAGGTACCGGGGGCGGCATTGCCTACAACATGCAAGAATACCGTGAACTGCTCAGGAGCGGTCTTTTGGCAAGTCCTGTACACCGGGTTCTTGTGGAAGAAAGTATTATCGGCTGGAAAGAGCTTGAACTGGAGGTAATGCGTGATTCAAACGATAATGTGGTGATCGTCTGTAGTATCGAAAACGTTGACCCAATGGGAGTGCATACCGGCGACTCTATTACGGTTGCCCCCTCACAGACACTTACTGATGCCGAATATCAGAAAATGCGTACTGCTGCACTGGCAATCATCAGGGAGATTGGCGTTGAAACTGGTGGCTCGAATATTCAGTTTGCACTCCATCCCGAAACGGCACGGATGGTTGTCATTGAGATGAACCCACGAGTGTCGCGATCATCTGCACTAGCCTCTAAAGCTACCGGCTTCCCGATTGCCAAAATCGCAGCACTCCTTGCCGTAGGCTATACTCTTGATGAGTTGACTAATGACATTACAAAGAAAACACCCGCCTGCTTTGAACCTGCTATTGACTACGTTGTTGCCAAAGTACCACGTTGGGATTTTGAGAAATTCCATGAACACAATACAACGTTGGGCGTCCAAATGAAGTCAGTCGGCGAGGCAATGGCCTTTGGTAGAAATTACAAGGAAGCCCTGCAAAAGGCATTGCGATCGATTGAGCGCGGACGTTATGGTTTTGGGTTCGACAGCCATTCATATCGTCAGATCGAACACCGTACCGAAGAGGAGCTTGTCCCGTTAAAACAACAACTCCGTATCAGACACAGTGAATCGATTTTTGATTTATGCGATGCTCTGCGGTTTGGTATCCCTGTTGACGAAATTTCACGGATCACGGGCTATAATGCCTGGTTTGTACACCAGTGCAAGGAAATTGTTGATACGGCGCACAGTATCATAGAAGCATCAAACACCGGGACCACACTCCAGCAGGTAGATGCTGCCACGATGCGCCACCTGAAACGCATGGGTTTTAGTGACGTTCAGCTTGCAGTTCTGTATAATACAACCGAGGCGGCTGTTGCAGGTCATCGCCGATTGCTTGGTGTAATCCCGGTTTTCAAAACCGTTGACACATGTGCTGCTGAGTTCGAATCCTCAACACCGTATCATTATTCCACCTACGAACAAGAGAATGAGTCTGCCGTTACTGACCGAAAAAAAATTATTATTCTCGGCAGCGGACCCAATCGTATTGGGCAGGGCATTGAATTTGACTACTGCTGTGTTCAGGGGGTTTTCGCCTTGAAAGCAATGGGATTTGAAACAATTATGATTAATTGCAATCCCGAGACGGTTTCCACTGATTATGACACTACTGACAAACTGTACTTTGAACCGCTTACGTTCGAAGACATCATGCATATTGTTGACCTTGAAAAACCCTACGGTGTTGTTGTAACCTTCGGAGGTCAGACGCCCCTTAAACTTGCACAACGCCTGGCTGATGCTGGTGTTCCAATCATTGGAACATCGCCCGATGGCATTGATCTTGCCGAGGATCGCCAACGCTTCGGAGATCTCCTTTCCCGTCTTGGCATCCCGTGTCCACCTTGGGGAACAACACTTTCCACCGATGAAGCAGCCAACATTGCTCGTCGGATTGGATACCCGGTATTGGTACGCCCATCGTACGTACTTGGTGGACGTGCCATGCAGATATGCTTTCGGGAGGAGCGCCTTCGAGAATATATCGAAGAGGCTATCACCCAGGATCCAACGCGCCCGGTACTCATTGATCATTTTCTTGAAAATGCTTCCGAATTTGATGTTGATGCGGTCAGCGACGGCACAACCGTTGTTATCGGAGGCATTATGCAGCATATCGAGGAAGCAGGCGTACATAGCGGTGACTCGTCGAGTGTGTTGCCTCCGTACGATATCTCTGAAGAGGTTTTGGAAACCATGATCAGGTACACCAGAATGCTGGCCCTGAAGTTAAACGTCGTGGGTTTAATTAACCTGCAATTTGCTGTACAGAATGGTGTTGTTTACGTCCTGGAAGTTAATCCGCGTGCTTCACGCACCGTCCCCTTTGTTTCTAAAGCAACCGGAATACGCTTGGCACAGGTTGCAGCACGCGTGATGGCGGGTGAACCACTAAACCCGGACGAGTTTCCTGAGAAGCCGGAAATGAACCGCAGAGTTGCCATTAAGGAATCGGTCTTTCCATTTATGAAGTTCCCACATGCAAGTTTGTTCCTGGGACCTGAAATGAGGTCAACCGGTGAAGTAATGGGAATGGACCGCAGTTTTGGTGAAGCCATCATTAAGAGTCATATTTCAGCCGGAAATACCTTGCCACTGGAAGGCAATGTTTTTATATCGCTTAGCTCGTATGATAAAACTCAGCGTGCAATTGATTTGGCAAGGGGCTATGCCAGCCTTGGATTTACAATCATGGCAACCGGTGGGACGGCTACGTTCCTGGAAGACAACGGTGTACAAGCCCAACGTGTTCTTAAACACTACGAAGGACGACCAAGTATCATTGACTTAATTGCTGACGGTAAAATCCAACTGGCCATTAACACCCCATTGGGTGAGAGTGCCCGGTATGACGAAGCCATCATGGGAAGAACTGCAATGCGGTACACCGTACCATTTTTTACTACCATTGCTGCCGCTGAGGCTTCGTTACACGGAATAAAGGCACTGAGGACTGGTACTACTACTGTACAATCGCTACAATCACACTACGCAGACGCGGTGTCGACCGCCTAG
- the prmC gene encoding peptide chain release factor N(5)-glutamine methyltransferase, producing the protein MAKNNADRVWTVIDLIKWGTEYFREREIESPRLTMELCLCDVLAVTRIKLYSEFDRPLLPPELARLRTMVKRLAHNEPLQYVLGYANFYSLRFAVTPDVLIPRPETEFLVEQAIQFVQDETSKGESGAFHCLDIGTGSGCIAISIAVHTPTTQWTCADSSAKALAVASSNARTHGVDDRCTWMHGNILKSIPEGRFRLIVMNPPYIPASEVSHLDPNVRDYEPHQALTDDADGMTFYRWLSQNLEGLMEEKGLCIIELGHGLLTKVVDLFAPAWGVSVIEDLDRIPRIAVISRAGP; encoded by the coding sequence ATGGCCAAGAACAATGCTGATAGAGTGTGGACGGTGATCGACCTTATCAAATGGGGAACTGAGTATTTCCGCGAACGGGAGATCGAGAGTCCGCGTCTTACAATGGAGCTGTGCCTGTGTGATGTACTTGCCGTTACAAGAATCAAGCTGTATTCTGAGTTCGACCGTCCATTGTTACCACCTGAACTGGCACGTCTGCGAACCATGGTGAAACGTTTAGCTCATAACGAACCCTTGCAATACGTACTTGGCTACGCAAACTTCTACAGTCTGAGATTCGCAGTTACACCTGATGTGCTTATTCCACGCCCGGAAACAGAATTCCTTGTAGAACAGGCAATTCAGTTTGTTCAAGATGAAACGTCAAAAGGGGAGTCCGGAGCATTCCACTGTCTGGATATTGGCACCGGCAGCGGTTGTATAGCTATCAGCATTGCCGTACATACACCAACCACTCAGTGGACGTGTGCCGACTCTTCGGCAAAAGCTTTAGCAGTTGCCAGCTCTAATGCACGCACCCACGGTGTTGACGACCGTTGTACATGGATGCACGGCAATATTCTGAAATCCATACCCGAAGGACGTTTTAGACTAATCGTGATGAACCCACCATATATCCCTGCCAGCGAAGTCTCGCACCTTGATCCCAATGTCCGGGATTACGAACCCCATCAGGCGCTTACCGACGATGCTGACGGTATGACGTTCTACCGATGGCTTTCTCAGAACCTGGAAGGACTAATGGAAGAAAAGGGGCTGTGCATTATTGAACTTGGCCATGGTTTGCTTACGAAGGTTGTAGATCTTTTTGCACCAGCATGGGGTGTTTCAGTTATCGAAGATCTTGACAGGATCCCGCGAATAGCCGTCATAAGCAGAGCAGGGCCGTAA
- a CDS encoding ketoacyl-ACP synthase III, with protein sequence MRATISAVSHFLPDDVYDNHWFESRLDTSDEWIQTRTGIKERRFLREGGVSEMLVPAAQKCLQQRGLAPEEIDCIIVATVTADRIFPSTAAIVQRKLGAKNAWGFDLAAACSGFLNALITAAKLVESGAVRNVLLCSGDKMSAIVDFQDRATAVLFGDGAGAVLVEPSTDESLGILDFILRMDGNGEQYLHQKAGGSMFPPTAETVANREHYIFQDGQPVFKAAVVGMADVSYEILERNGLSGNDVAWLVPHQANLRIIDATAKRMNLSPEKVMVNIDKYGNTTAGTIPICLSELLLQGKLKKGDLIVLSSFGAGFTWGSILIRWSFEVQNS encoded by the coding sequence ATGAGAGCAACCATTTCAGCAGTATCACACTTTCTACCTGATGATGTATATGATAATCATTGGTTCGAATCAAGGCTCGATACTTCGGATGAATGGATTCAGACGCGAACCGGGATAAAGGAACGACGTTTCCTGCGCGAAGGGGGAGTAAGCGAAATGCTGGTTCCTGCAGCCCAAAAGTGCCTGCAGCAGCGTGGACTAGCACCCGAAGAAATTGACTGCATTATCGTTGCTACGGTTACGGCCGACAGGATATTTCCGTCAACAGCCGCAATTGTTCAGCGTAAATTGGGTGCGAAAAACGCCTGGGGTTTTGACCTTGCTGCTGCATGCTCAGGTTTTCTGAATGCACTCATCACGGCAGCTAAGTTAGTAGAAAGTGGGGCCGTACGAAACGTATTGCTGTGCAGCGGCGACAAAATGAGTGCGATTGTTGATTTTCAGGACAGGGCAACTGCAGTCCTCTTCGGAGATGGAGCAGGTGCCGTGCTCGTAGAACCAAGCACTGACGAATCACTGGGTATTCTGGATTTTATTTTGCGAATGGATGGTAACGGTGAGCAGTACCTGCACCAAAAAGCCGGAGGCAGTATGTTTCCGCCCACAGCTGAAACTGTAGCCAATCGGGAACACTATATTTTCCAAGATGGTCAGCCTGTGTTTAAAGCTGCGGTTGTTGGAATGGCTGATGTGAGTTACGAAATCCTTGAACGAAACGGTTTGTCGGGTAACGACGTTGCTTGGCTTGTCCCTCATCAAGCCAACCTCCGCATTATCGATGCCACGGCAAAACGCATGAATTTGTCTCCCGAAAAAGTAATGGTCAACATTGACAAATATGGGAATACGACTGCCGGAACAATACCAATCTGCTTGTCGGAACTCCTGTTGCAGGGTAAACTTAAAAAAGGTGACTTGATTGTACTGTCATCCTTTGGCGCAGGCTTTACCTGGGGGAGTATCCTGATACGCTGGTCATTCGAGGTACAGAATTCATGA
- a CDS encoding biopolymer transporter ExbD, producing MPKIKKKRVGFVMDMTPLVDITFLLLTFFMFTAKFRSEAESEQKFTIKRPQTVADTAKLPEKDLVLIKIGVDSVARDTAWYVSMLNEEDVAELSKAMMAMDYPNANESSVSFKITDTTWLGKIIERTRIINTQARYAIDADRGLRYWWIDKTINELRKKRATTFNFVTEKRQ from the coding sequence ATGCCTAAAATCAAAAAGAAACGCGTTGGCTTTGTGATGGATATGACGCCTTTGGTGGACATTACATTCCTGCTACTGACGTTCTTCATGTTTACAGCTAAATTTCGAAGTGAAGCCGAAAGCGAGCAGAAATTTACTATTAAACGTCCACAGACTGTTGCTGATACTGCAAAACTTCCAGAGAAAGATCTTGTTCTCATTAAGATTGGCGTTGACTCAGTTGCACGCGATACGGCTTGGTATGTATCGATGTTAAACGAAGAGGATGTTGCCGAGTTGTCCAAGGCGATGATGGCTATGGACTATCCAAATGCAAATGAGTCGTCGGTCAGCTTCAAGATCACTGACACAACGTGGCTGGGCAAGATCATTGAACGCACTCGCATTATCAATACTCAAGCTCGGTACGCTATTGATGCTGACAGAGGTCTCAGGTATTGGTGGATTGATAAAACCATAAACGAATTGCGCAAGAAGAGGGCAACGACGTTCAACTTCGTAACCGAAAAGCGACAATAA
- a CDS encoding biopolymer transporter ExbD, producing MAGGGEALGGGAKQKRGKAGKRKARKRLGFRMDMTPLVDITFLLLTFFMLTTSMITPQTMEMFVPPEIDKPVEVRESELFTIRIRNDGKIFYNIGKDEPTAVVKKDELLKVVVDQNVALKNRCIVTLKTADNAPYGLAVEVLDLLNQAEPLIIDGLRRAGINERKRIFTVSPFTADDAKEVNGL from the coding sequence ATGGCAGGCGGTGGTGAAGCGCTTGGAGGAGGCGCAAAACAAAAACGCGGGAAAGCCGGAAAAAGAAAGGCGCGAAAGCGTCTTGGTTTCAGAATGGATATGACGCCCCTGGTGGATATCACATTCCTGCTGCTAACATTTTTCATGCTGACAACATCCATGATTACACCGCAAACCATGGAGATGTTTGTTCCGCCTGAAATCGATAAACCGGTAGAAGTACGTGAGTCTGAACTGTTTACGATTCGTATACGAAACGATGGCAAGATTTTTTATAACATCGGGAAAGACGAACCAACAGCAGTTGTGAAAAAGGACGAATTACTGAAGGTGGTTGTTGATCAAAACGTGGCACTTAAAAATCGCTGCATTGTAACCCTCAAAACGGCAGATAATGCTCCGTATGGTTTAGCAGTTGAAGTCTTGGACCTCCTCAACCAGGCAGAACCGCTGATCATCGACGGATTACGTAGAGCCGGAATCAATGAACGAAAGCGAATTTTCACAGTTTCACCATTTACTGCGGACGATGCTAAGGAGGTAAATGGACTATGA
- the plsX gene encoding phosphate acyltransferase PlsX yields the protein MNAQLPGYNESALPTIVLDAMGGDQAPHPEVQGALLAIGELRGKARIVLVGKEDNLKMELPDAPPDLTIVHAPDVITMDDEPSTIVKSRKESSLYVGLDMVRAGKAQAFVSAGNTGAVMATATMLCGRIEGVSRPTIGSFFPTSGSHPTLVLDVGANVGSKARFLHDYAVMGSVYYRLMMNEPSPTVGLLNVGEEHGKGTDTVKETFSLLESANINFAGNVEGRDILNGKVHIVVCDGFEGNIILKFAESVLGFLRHRFMNYANKGLVNKLRMAALKPVLKSVLKDMDYQTYGGVPLLGVNGVVVIGHGSSSPVAIKNMIIKAFEVVRNDVNGNIRQALMPQQQESHAQ from the coding sequence ATGAACGCCCAGTTACCAGGCTACAACGAGTCTGCACTCCCAACTATTGTCCTTGACGCGATGGGAGGCGATCAAGCACCGCACCCTGAAGTTCAGGGAGCATTACTTGCTATCGGTGAATTGCGCGGTAAGGCCAGAATCGTGCTGGTTGGAAAGGAAGACAATTTAAAAATGGAGCTACCTGATGCTCCTCCTGACCTGACCATTGTCCACGCACCCGATGTGATAACGATGGACGATGAACCATCAACGATTGTAAAGTCACGCAAAGAGTCATCGCTGTATGTGGGGTTAGACATGGTACGTGCCGGAAAAGCACAGGCCTTTGTTTCTGCCGGAAATACAGGGGCTGTTATGGCAACGGCAACCATGCTGTGCGGTAGAATTGAAGGGGTAAGCCGTCCAACGATTGGATCGTTTTTCCCAACGTCCGGGAGCCATCCAACCTTGGTCCTCGACGTTGGAGCCAACGTTGGAAGCAAGGCGCGATTCCTGCATGACTATGCCGTGATGGGAAGTGTGTACTACCGGCTAATGATGAACGAACCCTCGCCAACTGTAGGGCTGCTTAACGTTGGAGAAGAACATGGGAAAGGCACCGATACGGTGAAGGAGACGTTCAGCCTCCTTGAGTCTGCCAATATCAATTTTGCAGGAAATGTTGAAGGTCGGGACATCCTTAACGGGAAGGTACATATTGTTGTGTGTGACGGCTTCGAGGGTAATATTATCCTGAAATTCGCGGAAAGCGTCCTCGGATTTTTGCGACATCGATTTATGAATTACGCCAATAAGGGACTCGTCAATAAACTTAGAATGGCCGCACTAAAGCCAGTATTGAAATCTGTTCTGAAAGATATGGATTACCAAACCTATGGTGGCGTTCCTCTCTTAGGTGTTAATGGCGTTGTGGTAATCGGACACGGATCGTCGTCACCGGTAGCAATTAAAAACATGATTATTAAAGCATTCGAAGTTGTCAGAAATGATGTTAACGGAAACATCCGTCAGGCCCTAATGCCACAACAACAGGAAAGCCACGCACAATGA
- a CDS encoding energy transducer TonB → MTTAVAQTPATLPGFGASAFKDLIRKNTRKAFYTTLVILLLFGMSSCSYRYIENWMFPPPQVVRVKLAKVSLDMLAPPPSENQDVPPPPPPTVVPPVSGPAVRAGMPVAVPDALLPEDLKDFATVKDINVASAVGGDGSNFGDFASNIGHDVGTLNIQTKEEEPNVEDFIAVEKEPDFDYAALQRRVKYPELALKNGIEGQVLVAALVGKDGRVEKTQIIDSENEILNASAVNAVKETIFTPAVNNGVPVRVWVRIPIAFKLR, encoded by the coding sequence ATGACAACAGCAGTAGCACAGACCCCTGCAACGCTTCCTGGCTTTGGCGCTTCAGCGTTTAAGGACCTGATACGGAAGAATACCCGAAAGGCATTTTATACAACACTTGTCATTCTGCTTCTATTTGGGATGTCGTCCTGTTCGTATCGTTACATCGAAAACTGGATGTTCCCTCCACCACAGGTGGTTAGAGTAAAGCTTGCCAAGGTAAGCCTGGATATGTTGGCACCGCCGCCCTCTGAAAATCAGGATGTGCCGCCTCCACCACCACCTACCGTTGTTCCACCTGTTAGCGGCCCGGCCGTCAGAGCCGGAATGCCGGTGGCCGTACCCGACGCATTACTCCCTGAGGACCTAAAGGATTTTGCTACTGTTAAGGACATCAATGTGGCATCTGCCGTTGGCGGAGACGGATCGAATTTCGGAGACTTTGCAAGTAATATCGGACATGATGTTGGCACCCTGAACATTCAAACCAAGGAAGAAGAGCCGAATGTTGAAGATTTTATTGCAGTAGAAAAGGAACCTGACTTTGATTATGCAGCCCTGCAGCGTAGAGTTAAATACCCTGAGCTTGCTCTAAAAAATGGTATCGAGGGTCAGGTGCTTGTTGCAGCATTGGTTGGCAAGGATGGACGGGTTGAAAAAACCCAGATAATTGACTCAGAGAACGAAATACTTAATGCAAGTGCTGTGAATGCAGTAAAAGAAACCATTTTCACCCCGGCAGTAAATAACGGTGTTCCTGTCAGAGTGTGGGTACGTATTCCAATTGCATTTAAACTTCGGTAA
- the rpmF gene encoding 50S ribosomal protein L32, which produces MPNPKRRHSKTRGAKRRTHYKASAPTVTACPNCGSSKQPHVVCHTCGYYNGRKILNID; this is translated from the coding sequence ATGCCAAATCCTAAAAGACGACATTCCAAAACACGCGGTGCCAAACGACGCACCCACTACAAAGCCTCCGCACCAACGGTAACAGCATGTCCTAACTGTGGTTCATCAAAACAACCACACGTGGTTTGCCATACGTGCGGCTACTATAACGGGCGTAAGATTTTAAATATTGACTAA